Proteins encoded in a region of the Chryseobacterium piperi genome:
- a CDS encoding cob(I)yrinic acid a,c-diamide adenosyltransferase yields the protein MKIYTKTGDKGQTALYGGTRVSKASARVDSYGNIDELNSFIGIAKSHIEDAEVLKQLKKIQFDLFTVGSEAATPVDKLMLANGKSRLPLIISETEIEELEQWMDAFETKLEPLQYFILPGGGKPATFLHAARTICRRAERSLVFLNESEEVRPELIKYLNRLSDYLFVLARYVSKLNNEQEEYWNPNER from the coding sequence ATGAAAATTTATACTAAAACAGGAGATAAAGGACAAACTGCTTTGTATGGTGGAACAAGAGTTTCTAAAGCGAGTGCCAGGGTAGATAGCTATGGCAATATAGATGAGTTGAATTCATTCATAGGTATTGCAAAAAGTCATATTGAAGATGCGGAGGTGCTAAAGCAACTAAAGAAAATTCAATTTGATTTATTTACAGTAGGATCTGAGGCGGCAACGCCGGTTGATAAGCTGATGCTTGCTAATGGAAAGTCACGTCTTCCACTAATTATTTCAGAAACAGAAATTGAAGAGTTAGAACAATGGATGGATGCTTTTGAAACTAAACTGGAACCTCTTCAATATTTTATTCTTCCGGGTGGTGGTAAGCCTGCTACGTTTTTACATGCTGCAAGAACAATATGCCGTAGAGCTGAACGTTCTCTGGTTTTCTTAAATGAATCAGAAGAGGTACGTCCCGAACTGATCAAATATCTTAACAGGCTTTCAGATTATCTTTTTGTTTTGGCCAGATACGTTTCAAAACTAAATAACGAACAGGAAGAATATTGGAATCCGAATGAAAGATAA
- a CDS encoding thiamine diphosphokinase translates to MKDKALLFINGDVPKSFPNPDHYGLIACTDGAFHYLKRQGFPLERLDFISGDFDSHSGSDEDVYEDKFILTLDQDKTDFHKALEIILEKGFSEIDVLGGSGGEQDHFLGNLTVAYAFKDRLNIKFYDEFSEYYFIPQNFSLKGVKNRMISLYPFPSVENITTKGLNWSLTDGNLSITSRIGTRNFAVEDEVSIEYSAGDLLFFVGINEIEYPTIY, encoded by the coding sequence ATGAAAGATAAAGCATTACTTTTCATCAACGGAGACGTTCCAAAATCATTTCCCAATCCTGATCATTATGGTTTAATTGCCTGTACAGATGGAGCTTTTCATTACTTGAAAAGGCAAGGTTTTCCTTTGGAAAGGTTAGACTTTATTTCCGGTGATTTTGATTCTCATTCAGGATCGGATGAAGACGTATATGAGGATAAATTCATCCTTACACTAGATCAGGATAAAACAGATTTTCATAAAGCTTTAGAAATTATTTTAGAAAAAGGGTTTTCTGAGATCGATGTTTTAGGAGGAAGTGGTGGAGAACAGGATCACTTTTTAGGTAACCTTACGGTTGCCTATGCATTTAAAGATCGGTTAAACATTAAATTTTATGACGAGTTTTCTGAATATTATTTTATTCCTCAAAATTTCAGTTTGAAGGGTGTGAAAAATAGAATGATTTCTCTTTATCCTTTTCCTTCAGTGGAAAATATAACGACCAAAGGGTTGAACTGGTCATTGACTGATGGAAATTTAAGTATTACCTCAAGAATAGGAACCCGGAATTTTGCTGTTGAAGATGAAGTCTCTATCGAATACAGTGCAGGGGACCTATTGTTTTTTGTAGGGATCAATGAAATAGAATATCCTACAATATATTGA
- a CDS encoding tyrosine-protein phosphatase: MKKLLNISILFITILCVFSCKTQRFTSPEYGKNGIESHIAIKKIYNFRTVGHIKNRNGKILREGMLYRSGHLHNLRASSFDNLQKRGIKEIIDLRNEKEITSKPDHLPDNIIYKKYSAFEDQGDQLSQAKKLVLKGKVNAADADQRMIRFYREYVTENPETIRKIITEILESEQPVLYHCTAGKDRTGIITALILTILKFDRTTIDNEYLLSNNFRKDLVMKRLKLANTLHFVYPKMDLQVLEKLSWVEKRYLDASFNEIDNKYGSMNIYIQQVLGIDEDKRQSYIRKFTY; encoded by the coding sequence TTGAAAAAACTACTCAACATATCAATTTTATTTATTACGATACTCTGTGTTTTTTCTTGCAAAACACAACGTTTTACTTCTCCAGAATATGGTAAAAATGGTATTGAAAGCCACATTGCCATTAAAAAAATATATAATTTCAGGACAGTAGGCCATATAAAAAATAGAAATGGAAAAATACTTAGGGAAGGAATGCTGTATAGAAGTGGACATCTTCATAATTTACGGGCATCCTCTTTTGATAACCTTCAGAAAAGAGGAATCAAAGAAATTATTGATCTGAGAAACGAAAAGGAGATTACTTCAAAGCCCGACCATCTTCCTGATAACATCATTTATAAAAAATACTCTGCTTTTGAAGATCAGGGAGATCAGCTTTCACAGGCTAAAAAATTGGTTTTAAAAGGAAAAGTAAATGCAGCTGATGCAGATCAAAGAATGATTCGGTTTTATCGTGAGTATGTCACAGAAAATCCTGAAACAATCAGAAAGATTATTACAGAAATTCTCGAATCTGAACAGCCTGTTCTTTATCACTGTACTGCCGGAAAAGACAGGACAGGAATTATTACGGCATTAATTCTGACTATTTTAAAGTTTGATAGAACAACAATTGATAATGAATATCTTTTGTCCAATAATTTTAGAAAAGATTTAGTTATGAAAAGGCTTAAGCTTGCTAATACCCTTCATTTTGTATATCCTAAAATGGATTTGCAGGTATTGGAAAAGCTAAGTTGGGTCGAAAAACGATACCTTGATGCTTCATTTAATGAAATTGATAATAAATATGGTTCAATGAATATTTATATTCAACAGGTTTTGGGAATTGATGAGGATAAAAGACAATCTTATATTCGTAAGTTTACTTATTGA
- a CDS encoding type III PLP-dependent enzyme domain-containing protein, with amino-acid sequence MKIKYSELIDQTLYFPTEEFNVSENNLLFHDIPLMEVVEKFGTPLKVSYLPKISQNIQKAKSWFKEAFEKTEYKKNYRYCYCTKSSHFNFVIEEALRNDISIETSSAYDMDIVKSLYEKGKVDKDIEVICNGFKTDDYLAKISDMINKGFENITPILDNYRELDKLTESIDSTFDIGIRIASEEEPKFEFYTSRLGIGYKDIIPYYSQKIAEHPNARLKMLHFFINTGIKDTAYYWNELYKCLRVYARLKKIAPEVDSLNIGGGFPIKTSLNFDYDYQYMVEEIVSQIKKFCEEEGVEEPNIYTEFGSFTVGESGANLYKIISQKRQNDREKWNMIDSSFMTTLPDTWAISRHFIMLPLNRWEDTYERVFLGGLTCDSDDYYNSEQHTNAIYLPVFSDTKPLYIGFFHTGAYQETIGGYGGVHHCLMPQPRHILIQKDENGEFQYEIFRERQEPEDVLKLLGY; translated from the coding sequence ATGAAAATAAAATACTCGGAACTTATTGATCAGACATTATATTTTCCAACGGAAGAATTTAATGTTTCTGAGAACAATTTGTTGTTTCATGATATTCCTTTAATGGAAGTCGTTGAAAAGTTTGGAACTCCTTTAAAGGTAAGTTACCTCCCGAAGATTTCTCAAAATATTCAAAAAGCAAAAAGCTGGTTCAAAGAGGCTTTTGAGAAAACCGAATATAAGAAAAATTACAGATACTGCTACTGTACAAAATCCAGTCATTTTAATTTTGTTATTGAAGAAGCGCTGAGGAATGATATTTCGATTGAAACTTCTTCTGCGTACGATATGGATATTGTCAAATCTCTTTATGAAAAAGGAAAGGTAGATAAAGATATTGAGGTGATCTGTAACGGATTCAAAACAGATGATTATCTGGCAAAGATTTCAGATATGATCAATAAAGGTTTTGAAAACATTACACCTATTCTTGATAATTACCGGGAACTGGATAAGTTGACGGAGAGTATTGATTCTACTTTTGATATTGGAATCAGAATAGCCTCTGAGGAAGAACCTAAATTCGAATTTTATACTTCGAGATTAGGAATCGGATATAAAGATATCATCCCTTATTACAGTCAGAAGATTGCTGAGCACCCGAATGCAAGATTGAAGATGCTTCACTTTTTCATTAATACAGGTATCAAAGATACAGCATACTACTGGAATGAATTGTATAAATGTCTTCGTGTATATGCACGTTTGAAGAAAATCGCTCCTGAAGTTGATTCATTGAATATTGGTGGAGGTTTCCCGATCAAAACTTCTTTGAATTTTGATTATGACTACCAGTATATGGTGGAGGAAATTGTTTCACAAATTAAAAAATTCTGTGAAGAAGAAGGAGTAGAAGAGCCTAATATTTATACCGAATTTGGAAGCTTTACTGTTGGGGAAAGTGGTGCGAATCTTTATAAAATTATTTCTCAGAAACGTCAGAACGACAGAGAAAAATGGAATATGATAGATTCTTCATTCATGACAACGCTTCCGGATACCTGGGCGATTTCCAGACACTTTATTATGCTTCCTTTGAATCGTTGGGAAGATACTTATGAAAGAGTTTTTCTGGGTGGTCTAACATGTGATTCAGACGATTATTATAATTCAGAGCAGCATACCAATGCTATTTACCTGCCTGTTTTCAGTGATACGAAGCCATTGTATATCGGTTTTTTCCATACAGGAGCTTATCAGGAAACTATTGGAGGGTATGGGGGTGTGCATCACTGTCTGATGCCTCAGCCAAGACATATTCTGATTCAAAAAGATGAAAATGGAGAGTTTCAGTATGAAATTTTCCGTGAAAGACAAGAGCCGGAAGATGTATTGAAACTTCTGGGATATTAA
- a CDS encoding HAD family hydrolase, producing the protein MSLKAVLFDMDGVIVDTEPLHRKAYFKMFDDLKIEVSEDLYTSFTGNSTKKVCETLIQKYNLPHTHEQLADIKRAYFKDYFYNDADFDLIPGVRKLIEHYYENKVQLVIASSASMVTINMVFEKFGLEKYFNGKISGAELKESKPHPEVFLLAAQVANEPLENCMVIEDSTNGILAAYRAHIFCAAYRSEHSINQDYSLANITISDYSELELDRISKHFV; encoded by the coding sequence ATGTCCTTAAAAGCTGTGCTTTTTGATATGGATGGGGTAATCGTAGACACGGAGCCGTTACATAGAAAAGCGTATTTCAAAATGTTTGATGATCTGAAGATTGAAGTTTCGGAAGATTTGTATACTTCCTTTACAGGAAATTCAACCAAAAAAGTTTGTGAAACATTAATTCAGAAGTATAACCTCCCCCATACTCACGAACAATTGGCGGATATTAAACGAGCTTATTTTAAGGATTATTTTTATAATGATGCTGACTTTGATCTCATTCCCGGAGTCAGAAAATTAATTGAACATTATTATGAAAATAAAGTACAATTAGTTATTGCTTCTTCTGCCAGCATGGTAACCATCAATATGGTTTTTGAAAAATTCGGATTGGAAAAATATTTTAACGGAAAAATCAGCGGCGCGGAACTAAAAGAATCAAAACCTCATCCTGAAGTTTTTCTCTTAGCAGCACAAGTAGCTAATGAACCTCTTGAAAACTGTATGGTTATAGAAGATTCCACCAATGGAATTTTGGCAGCATACAGGGCTCATATTTTTTGTGCAGCTTATAGAAGTGAGCATTCCATCAATCAGGATTACAGTCTGGCCAATATTACTATTTCAGATTATAGTGAGCTTGAATTGGATAGAATTTCAAAGCATTTTGTATAA
- the speB gene encoding agmatinase, with protein sequence MKTYAGIPEENASLENSKVILVTVPYDGTSTWGKGADKGPELFLDASENMELYDIETNTEPYLDGVYLAGEVSENSSPEAMTEAVYQKTKELLKNEGKLFTLFGGEHSVSIGSIRAVGEKYDNLTILQLDAHTDLRPEFHGSTSNHACAVFEANQKHNLVQVGIRSMDVEEYQYLPEGRVFFAHEIAVNDNWINDVLEQVSGNVYITIDLDAFDPSICPSTGTPEPGGLQWYPTLELLMKVFQKCNVVAFDIVELMDSPMAKPSAFLAAKLYYKMLAYYHISQD encoded by the coding sequence ATGAAAACATACGCTGGAATTCCTGAAGAAAATGCGTCATTGGAAAATTCAAAAGTAATTTTGGTGACTGTTCCTTATGATGGGACTTCAACATGGGGGAAAGGAGCTGATAAAGGTCCTGAATTATTTTTAGATGCTTCGGAAAATATGGAGCTTTATGACATCGAAACAAATACTGAACCTTATTTGGATGGAGTTTACCTGGCAGGTGAAGTTTCTGAAAACTCTTCGCCTGAAGCGATGACAGAAGCTGTTTATCAAAAGACAAAAGAACTTTTGAAAAATGAAGGTAAATTATTTACCCTTTTTGGAGGAGAACATTCGGTATCTATTGGTTCGATCCGTGCAGTAGGAGAGAAGTATGATAATTTAACAATTCTTCAACTGGATGCTCATACAGATTTACGTCCTGAGTTCCATGGCTCTACTTCTAATCATGCTTGTGCTGTTTTTGAAGCAAATCAAAAACATAATCTGGTACAGGTGGGAATCCGTTCCATGGATGTTGAAGAGTATCAGTATTTACCGGAAGGGAGAGTATTTTTTGCACATGAAATTGCCGTAAATGATAACTGGATCAATGATGTATTGGAACAAGTATCAGGAAACGTATATATTACAATTGACCTGGATGCCTTTGATCCTTCAATCTGCCCTTCAACGGGAACTCCTGAACCAGGAGGCTTACAATGGTACCCAACACTGGAATTACTGATGAAAGTATTTCAAAAGTGTAATGTAGTTGCTTTTGATATTGTAGAATTAATGGATTCTCCGATGGCTAAACCAAGTGCATTCCTGGCAGCAAAATTATACTACAAAATGTTAGCTTATTATCACATCAGCCAAGATTAA
- a CDS encoding bifunctional helix-turn-helix domain-containing protein/methylated-DNA--[protein]-cysteine S-methyltransferase — MSTQSQIDYNRIAKAIEYIQSNFKLQPSLEEVAEKIHLSPAHFQKIFTDWAGTSPKKFLQFISLEHAKNLLKEEKLSLFDAAYETGLSSTSRLHDLFVKIEGMSPAEYKNGGKSLVINYSFSESPFGGVIVASTEKGICHMAFENDQKTALGNLKAQFPNASFFERQDDLQRNALSIFDKDWNRLNTIKLHLKGTDFQLKVWESLLTIPMGKLSTYGNLAEKIGNSKASRAVGTAIGSNPVAFLIPCHRVIQSSGNMGGYRWGSERKQLMVGWEGAQVYS, encoded by the coding sequence ATGTCCACACAAAGTCAAATAGATTATAATCGAATTGCTAAAGCGATAGAATATATCCAGAGCAATTTTAAACTTCAGCCAAGTTTGGAGGAAGTTGCTGAGAAAATTCACCTTAGTCCGGCCCATTTTCAGAAAATATTTACAGATTGGGCAGGAACAAGTCCGAAAAAGTTTTTGCAGTTCATTAGTCTTGAACATGCTAAAAATTTATTAAAAGAAGAAAAATTAAGCTTATTTGATGCGGCTTACGAAACAGGGCTTTCCAGCACAAGCAGGCTTCATGATCTGTTTGTAAAAATAGAAGGAATGTCACCGGCCGAATACAAAAATGGCGGGAAAAGTCTTGTTATCAATTATAGCTTTTCCGAAAGTCCTTTTGGAGGTGTTATCGTCGCTTCTACAGAAAAAGGAATCTGCCACATGGCTTTCGAAAATGATCAGAAAACAGCATTAGGAAATTTAAAAGCACAATTTCCTAATGCTTCTTTTTTTGAAAGACAAGATGATCTTCAAAGAAATGCCCTGTCTATCTTTGACAAAGACTGGAACCGTTTGAATACCATAAAACTTCATTTAAAAGGAACTGACTTTCAACTTAAGGTTTGGGAAAGCCTGCTTACTATTCCAATGGGTAAATTATCTACTTACGGTAATCTAGCTGAGAAAATTGGAAACTCAAAAGCATCCAGGGCTGTAGGAACGGCAATTGGGAGCAATCCGGTAGCTTTTCTGATTCCATGCCACCGTGTGATTCAGTCTTCCGGAAATATGGGAGGATACCGATGGGGAAGTGAGCGGAAACAATTGATGGTTGGTTGGGAAGGAGCCCAGGTGTATTCTTAA
- a CDS encoding alpha-ketoglutarate-dependent dioxygenase AlkB family protein, whose translation MNLFEEISDYPINILPDDGIVNYYGKIFSKEKSDFYYDYLFNQIPWENDEAVIFGKLILTKRKVAWFGERAFEYTYSNRTKYAKFWTPELLALKRKCEEVSGDTYNSCLLNLYHDGSEGMAYHSDGEKDLKKHGAIASLTLGAERKFLFKHKRTKEKVEIFLENGSLLVMKGETQDNWLHRLPPTTKVKTPRVNLTFRTIEE comes from the coding sequence ATGAACTTATTTGAAGAAATATCAGATTATCCAATCAACATACTTCCTGATGACGGAATTGTAAATTATTATGGAAAGATTTTTTCAAAAGAAAAATCTGATTTCTATTATGATTATTTATTCAATCAGATTCCCTGGGAAAATGACGAGGCAGTAATTTTTGGAAAGCTGATATTGACGAAAAGAAAAGTTGCGTGGTTTGGGGAAAGAGCATTTGAATATACATATTCCAACAGAACGAAATATGCAAAGTTTTGGACTCCTGAATTATTGGCACTTAAAAGAAAATGTGAAGAAGTTTCCGGAGATACTTATAACTCATGTCTATTGAATTTATATCATGATGGAAGCGAAGGAATGGCGTATCATAGCGATGGAGAAAAAGACTTGAAAAAACATGGTGCTATTGCTTCTCTAACCCTTGGAGCAGAAAGAAAGTTTTTATTTAAACATAAAAGGACTAAAGAAAAAGTAGAGATTTTTCTGGAAAACGGAAGCCTGCTTGTAATGAAAGGAGAAACACAGGATAATTGGCTGCACAGGCTACCACCTACAACAAAAGTAAAAACTCCCAGAGTTAATCTTACATTCAGAACTATTGAAGAATAA
- a CDS encoding CocE/NonD family hydrolase, whose amino-acid sequence MKIHISILFIFFFIIGNAQNAPQKDDFVKENFTKQEFYIPMRDGVKLFTAVYIPKDISNKNKYPFLMQRTCYSIAPYGENEYKTKVGPNQYLMKDKYIFVYQDVRGRYMSEGTFTNMTPQVERKTKKDVDESTDTYDTIDWLLKNVKDNNGKVGQFGTSYPGFYTAVGILADHPALVASSPQAPISDFWNDDFLHNGKFMLGYFRTFPVFGVQKTKAEKQGWYMDSFIKPVSEDGLKFYREMGTLKDGYEKYYKNNFFMTEIMNHPNYDEYWQKRSLLPHLKNVNHAVMTVGGWFDAEDLSGPLNIYKTIEKTSPKAKNTIVMGPFSHGGWSQEMGKHFHNEIYFGDSLATYYQKNLETKFFNHYLKGNTKQDAGIPEAVMYDTGAKEWREFTNYPPKEAQKVNFYLVNGTLKKSAGQGTSEYYSDPNNPVLSSTNLKDFNGFTPRNYMSEDQRFSEGRPDVLTFTTDVLTEDITFAGEILAKLNISSTSTDADFAVKLIDVYPEDFKPAEKKDGVIYANYHQMVRSEIMPARFRNSREKAEALIPNQKTAINFRLQDVVHTFKKGHKIQIQISSTWFPLFSVNPQKFMDNPNMASKEDYTKAFIKIYNDSAIEAEVIK is encoded by the coding sequence ATGAAAATCCATATATCCATTTTATTTATTTTCTTTTTTATTATTGGAAATGCCCAAAATGCTCCCCAAAAAGATGATTTTGTGAAAGAAAATTTTACAAAACAGGAATTCTATATTCCCATGCGTGATGGTGTTAAGCTTTTTACAGCAGTATACATTCCAAAAGATATATCAAACAAAAACAAGTATCCTTTCTTAATGCAGAGAACCTGCTACAGTATTGCTCCGTACGGTGAAAATGAGTACAAAACGAAAGTTGGCCCAAACCAGTATTTAATGAAAGACAAATATATTTTTGTGTATCAGGACGTACGCGGAAGATATATGAGTGAAGGAACGTTTACCAATATGACTCCTCAGGTGGAACGTAAAACTAAAAAAGACGTAGATGAAAGTACCGATACTTATGACACTATTGACTGGTTATTGAAGAATGTAAAAGACAATAATGGTAAAGTGGGGCAGTTCGGGACTTCTTATCCAGGTTTTTATACGGCTGTGGGAATTCTTGCTGATCATCCTGCTTTAGTAGCCTCGTCTCCACAGGCTCCTATTTCTGACTTCTGGAATGATGACTTTCTGCATAATGGGAAATTCATGTTAGGATATTTCAGAACATTTCCGGTTTTTGGTGTTCAGAAAACTAAAGCTGAAAAGCAAGGCTGGTATATGGACTCTTTTATAAAACCTGTTTCAGAAGACGGATTAAAATTCTACAGAGAAATGGGAACTTTAAAAGATGGGTATGAGAAGTATTACAAAAATAACTTCTTTATGACCGAAATTATGAACCATCCCAACTATGACGAATACTGGCAAAAAAGAAGTCTTTTACCCCATCTGAAAAATGTTAATCATGCCGTGATGACTGTAGGCGGATGGTTTGATGCAGAAGATTTGTCGGGACCTCTCAATATCTATAAAACCATTGAAAAAACAAGCCCAAAAGCAAAAAACACGATCGTCATGGGTCCTTTCTCTCATGGTGGATGGTCTCAGGAAATGGGTAAGCATTTTCATAACGAAATTTACTTTGGTGATAGCCTGGCCACTTATTACCAAAAAAACCTTGAAACCAAATTCTTTAATCATTACCTGAAAGGAAATACTAAGCAAGATGCAGGTATTCCGGAAGCTGTAATGTATGATACAGGTGCTAAAGAATGGAGAGAGTTTACCAATTACCCTCCAAAAGAAGCTCAAAAAGTTAATTTTTATTTGGTAAACGGAACTTTAAAAAAGAGTGCAGGGCAAGGTACTTCAGAATATTACAGCGATCCTAATAATCCTGTTCTCAGCTCCACAAATCTTAAAGATTTTAATGGATTCACTCCAAGAAATTATATGTCCGAAGACCAGAGGTTTTCAGAAGGAAGACCGGATGTACTTACTTTTACTACGGATGTTCTAACAGAAGACATAACATTTGCAGGTGAAATATTGGCAAAGCTTAACATTTCTTCTACTTCTACCGATGCAGACTTTGCAGTAAAATTAATCGATGTATATCCTGAGGATTTTAAACCGGCAGAAAAGAAAGATGGAGTGATCTACGCCAATTACCATCAAATGGTAAGAAGTGAAATTATGCCTGCAAGGTTCAGAAATTCAAGAGAAAAAGCAGAAGCATTGATCCCTAATCAAAAAACAGCAATCAACTTCAGATTACAGGATGTAGTCCATACTTTTAAAAAAGGACATAAAATCCAGATTCAGATCAGCAGTACCTGGTTCCCTCTATTTTCTGTAAATCCACAAAAGTTTATGGATAACCCTAATATGGCATCAAAAGAAGACTATACAAAAGCCTTTATAAAAATATACAACGACAGTGCAATAGAAGCTGAAGTGATCAAATAA